tttatttctgatgtgatctttatgatttctttccttctgcaataTTTCCAACAGATTGgcctgttcctattttctatttctttctgattcaatCTTTGGAGAgagtacctttctaagaatttgtccattttttctagcttgcccattttactggcatatagttgcttgtagtagtcttttatggtcctttgtatttctgtagtatcagttataacttctcatttttcatttctaaaggtTTATATTaacttttcagagaaccagcttttagtttcattgatcttttctgttatattcttaATCTCTatatcattgatttctgctctgatcattatgatttctttccttctactaactttgggctttgtttgtccttctttctctagttcttttaggtgtaatgttagtttgtttacttgagatttttttgtgtttcctgaggtaagcttgtattgctgtaaacttcccttagaactgctttcttgcatcccataggttttggatcgttgtattttcattttgtctctaggtattttttactttctctttgatttcttcagtgaaccattggttgtttagtagcatattgtttcgGCTCCATGTGTCtatgttttttgcagttttttttttcttgtagttgatttctaatctcacagcattgtgatCATAAGAGATaattgatgtgatttcaattttcttaaatttactgagacttgctttgtggcccagcatgtgatctatcctggaaaatgttccatgtgcacttcaaagaatgtgtattctgctgctctTGGATGGAAcactctataaatgtcaattaagtccatctggtcgaATGTGTCATATAGGcctgtatttccttattgattttctgtctggatgatctgcccagTGAGGTAAGTGGtctgttaaagtcccccactattattgtgttactgtcaatttctccttttatgtctgttaacatttgccttttctattgaggtgctcctctgttggatgcatatatatttacaattgttatatcttcttcttggattgatcccttgatcattatgtagtggctttgtctcttctaacagtctttattttaaagtctattttgtctgatatgagtactgctactccagctttcttttgatttccatttgcatggaatacctttttccatcccctcactttcagtctgtgtgtgtctctagatctgaagtgagcatcttatagatagcatatatacttgtcttgtttttgtatcctttcagccagtctgtgtcttttggttggaacatttagtccatttacttttaaggtaattatcaataggtatgttaatgccattttattcattgttttggatttgtttttgcaggtcttcccacccccccttcttcttctttttttgttctctcctcttgtgatttgatgactgtctttagtgttatgttttgattcctttttcttttttgtctgtatatctgttatagatttttggtttgcagttaccatgatgCTTTTGTATCACAATCTGTATATATagttgattgttttaagttgctgatctcttcatttcaaaggcattttaaaaaccctgaatttgtactctcctcccctcagtATTActgttttgatatcatattttacatatcattgttttgtgtatcccttaactgcttattgtggatacagTTGCTTTTACaacttttatcttttaacctCTCTACTatctttgtgtgtggatgatttcctacctttactgtatgtttgtctttactggtgagcttttacatttttcaattttcttgtctctagttttggccttttctttttcctagagaagttcctttaacatttgttgtaaagctggtttggtggtgctggactcttttaacttttgcttgtctgtaaatcttttgatttctccatcaaatctgaaggagacaGCCTTGCTAGGTAGAGCATTCTTGgctgtagttttttccctttcatcactttaaatatatcatgccactcccttctgtcctgcagcatttctgttaaaaaatcagctgatatccttatgggagtttccttgtgtgttatttgttgcttttccattgctgcttttaatagtctatctttaatttttttcattttgattacagtgtgtcttggtgtgttcctctgcAGGTTAATCCTGTGTGGAactatctgtgcttcctggacttgggtgactgtttcctttcccaggttagtgaagttttcagctattatctcttcaaatattttctcaggccctttctctctctcttcttctgggacccctataacatgaatattagtgtgcttgatggtgtcccatttcttttcattctttttcctgttcagcagcagtgatttccactactctgtcttccagctcactgatccaatgggtttatatatatatatatatatatatatatatatatatatatatatatacacataggagtataattgctttacaatgttgtgttagtttctgctgtacaataacgtgaatcagctatatgtatacatatatctccatatcccctccctcttgcatctccctcccaccctccctatcccacccctctaggtggtcacaaagcttcgagctgatctccctgtgctatgtagcagcttcccactagccatccattttacattttgtagtgtatatatgtcagtgctactctctcacttcatcccagcttcccctaaccccactgtgtcctcaagtccattctctacatctgagtctttattcctgcactgtcactaggttcatcagtaccgtttttttaagattccatatatgtgcattagcatacagtatttgtttttctctttctgccttcactctgtatgatagactctaggtccatccacctcattacaaataactcactttcattcctttttatggctgagtaatattccattgtatatatgtgccacatcttctttatccattcatctgtcgatggacagttaggttgcttccatgtcctggctattgtaaatagagctgcaatgaacattgtggtacatgattctttttgaattatggttttctcagggtatatgcccagtagtgggattgctgggtcatatggtagttctatttttagttttttaaggaacctggtCCATTCTTCTGACTCATCAAgtttactgttgattccttctgtatagttttcatttcagttattgtatctctgtttggttgttctttatattttctaattcttttttaaaaacttctaatttctTGCTCTGTGCAACCATTCTCTCCCAAGTTTGTTGATCATTtttatgatcattactctgaaatctttcttgggtaggttgcctatcttcacttcatgtagttctttttctggggttttatcttgttcctcatCTAGAACATATTCCTCAGCCACCTTATTTTGTCTAAGTAGCtatttgtatgtttgtgtatgtgggAGATTAGATTACATTTGTCAACCTTGGAGAAGTTGCCCtctgtaggagacatcctatTCATCCCAGCAGTGTACTCCCCTCTCATCACCTGAGCTAGATGCTCTAGGAGTTCCCCCTAAGAGGGCTGAATGGGTTCTTCTatgtggagggctgactgtgGGTGACCTAGCAGGCTAGGTTGGCCCCTAGCccagttggttgccaggccctgccttgtgcagaTGCTGCTGTTTGGTGGGTCCTGGTCACGAGCCTGCTGGTTGCAGAACCCTTGGAGCCCCTGGACTAGTGCGGGTTCACTGGTGGGCAGAGGCAGGGTCCCAAAGGCTCTGGAGCTGTTGCCcacccactggtgggtgaagccagatcctggggttagtgctggactcctggcaggcagagctggttcctgGAGTCCGGCTGCAGGGCTCACAGATCCCAGAGCTCATTTCAGATctttgggtggaggtgggggggttCCTAACACAGTTGAGTATGGGGTGTTGGGTGTCCCAAAGCATGCATTGACCTGCTACGGGGCAGGGCCAGAGCCCAGCTGGTCCCAGTGTAGGGTCTGGCCTGCTGTGGGAAGGCCGGCTCTGCAGACTGTGGAACTGTAATTTTCTTGTGTCGGTGTCTGCCCGCTTTGGGGTGAAGCTGGTCTAGAGatttgtgcaggtttcctggtgggagaggctggtgccTGCCCGCTGGTtggtggagctgggtcctggcCCTCTGGGAAGCAGGGCCAAGTCTAGGGGCTGTGGGTTCAGGAAGTATTTAGGCATCTgaagggtggggctgtgtccctgcccagatagttgtttggcctgaggcatcccagcactggagcttacaGGCTGTTAGGTGGGGTTAAGCCTTGGCAATAATGAGCCAAGATGACGGCTGCCAGCAGTAATGTTCGGGCAGTAGAATGTTCCCCAACATGGCTCCCACCAgggtctgtgtccccagggtgagctacAGCCACCTACTGCCTCTCCGGGAGACTCTCCAggactagcaggtaggtctggcccaggctcctgtTGAATTACTGCTTTGCCCTGGGCCTTGGTGTGTGTGAGATGTTGTGTGTGGCATTTAAGAGTGAAgtctatttcccccagtcctgtggggtTTCCAAAACCAAgttctgctggccttcaaagccaaatgctctgtgGCTCCTCTTCCTGGTGCTGGACCCCTGTGTTGGGGAGCCTGACGTGAGGCTCAGaattctcactcctgtgggagaagctctgcaatataattattctccagtttgtgggtcacccacctggggATATGGGACTTGATGATATTGTGAGTCCGCCCCCTCCTACCTGTCTcgttgtgtttccttctttatgtatttagttgtagaagatcttttctggtaggttccatCCAGTCTTTTTCACTGATGGTTGTTCTATagatagttgtgattttgctGTGCtcctgagaggaggtgagctcagggtctttctactctgtaATCTCTGCCACCCTCCTGAAATTCCTTCTTAAAAGTTACAGCAAAGCAGACTTTAAAAGGGCCTATATGATAAATCACTATTCTTGTTGTACTTATGTAAATAATCGAGCCAATTTTCATGAGAGTAGACTTGTTTTACAAACAAACTCATCTTCCTTCGATTGTCTTTGGTAAAAATGGGGGTCACTGTCTGGGGAAAATTCTGTTTCAGTGAAAGCTGTGACACACCCGCGTGGCTGTTGAACAGTGCCATGTTCACTGGCGGgacttttcctcctcttcatAATCTCGTTCCTGCCATTTTGTGCATTTCGTCAATAATTAACATTTCCGATTTTTCTCCCACCCTCTTGACCCTACGTCACTAAAAACTAAAGCTGCCCTTTTTCTGAATCCCAGTAAGCTGAAGCTGGACGACTTGATACAAAGAAGAAGAAACCAAGGAAATCGCAACAGATCAGGTATAGACAAATTTCACGCTGGCTGTAGGCCCCTCAGAAATTTCACCATGACACATAGCACCTGATGGCATCACCAGAGATAgtcaaattaccaaaaaaaataaaaaattaaaaaatatatatatataagattgcCACTACCTCCCCTCAGTCTACCATCTAAAGATGCTTTAAGCCCAGCCTCTAAAAATCTCCTCAACTGACTGCCCTCTGGACTCAAAAATTCAGTTTATAGTTTGTTCTAATCAttaacctttttcttttatttccacagACATGCCCCTTATTAAATGACTGTTACTCGTACTATATTAAGGCCTAATTTAGATATCCCCACCTCACGACTTCCACCTACACCACTGCCTCCTGAAATAGGACCTAACTGTTTAACTGACTAACCTAGTCTCTGGACCAAGAGACTGATTCCATGAGATATAGGATAATCTACCCACCCAACTTCTGGGTCCAGTAGTCCCATCTTGGTAAACAAAGAGTAGTACATAATCACTTATGCAATTGAACCTTTAATTATGGAAAATTTGAAACATGTATAAATAGGTCCAATAATATTAGGAACTGCCACGTGTAATATcctagcttcaacaattatcaactcatggccaatcttgtttcattgTATTTTGCATGTATAAATGACTTTACAGTGTTTAACATATTTTTCACCTCCATTATTTCTTTTGATTCTCATGACAATTGTGAAAGGTAGATTATGTAGTTTTACGGTAAAATCCTATTTCTAACCAATTACCATTTTAACATAAATGCCAATACTTACGATAGTGAGGGAAAAAGATATAAAGGATGCTAATATGCCTTATGTATGTTTTACTGTTCTTTGGTGCATCCTAATTcattaataaagagaaaaggaggaacaCTGGCATGTTCTATCTTCCGCTGTTATTCAaactaaatgaaattaattttcaataaaattgttAGGATAAACTGCCAATTTCTAATTTTTGAGAAAACCACTTTTATTGAATAAACTTGATCCCAACCCATCCTACAAAAAGAGAGTTTTACTGACAAACTACTTCTAATGTCACATTTTGTACATAATAGCTGCAAATGTCTACAATTTTAAGGAATTTTAGAATTTAGGAATTTTAATTGTTCTAAAATTTAGAACAATTCTAGGCCAAAGTTGATATTTGAAAAGAATccagatgaatgaaaataaattaaccaAATGAGCCATTTAATTTGTGGTTTGGATGTCATTTTTCTGACAGTGATCAATGAAACTGTCATGTATCCCTGGAATTTGGGACTATTCGAATTATTTATTTTGACACCATTCTTTCACATAATTGTATCTGATATtttatcagaaaatatttatgttcACACACAGGTGGGTATTGATTATCAATACCATCCCCATTCCATTATTCCCACATGAGTTAGTTGATTCTTCTTACAACCTGATTTGCATACACATAATGTTATACAGATATTTACAAATATCTAATTGTGTATAGCTTTTTTTCTTGATCTCCTTCTCACTTGCCTATAAAGGAAGTTCCAAAATGCTCACGTGAAGGTTGATTTACTCACACTAGCAGAACCCCAGGCTCAAATGTCAAATGGGATCATTTCTATACAGATCACTAATCGGGCTGCAATCTTTCGGCTGCCGAAGTAACAGTTGCATATTACTCACCAAGGCAAAATGCAAATGTTTAGTGATTATGCAGTATGTTTCTTGTTAACTCCCCagatgaggtgtttttttttttaacctttgtttatttgagaacAGCAGCTGAATGCTGAAACACAGTAGCTGATGCCAGTGATCCAGTGCTTCAATTAGTACAGAAGAAGCAATGCTTACTTTGTTACACAAATAATTAGAGAGATTAGATGAAAATAAACACCAAGAGGATATACAGAAGCTCTGAAGTTAGGTAATCATTTTAATTACTCTAGTGACTTTCACCAACCTTCATTATTAGCTGCAGATCACGTTTAAGTTGTTTCATGTAAGAAGATtgtaaataaatatggaaaaggaCTACAGCTACCAGTGATTATGCTTCAGAAAAATGAGATTTTCTTCATGCTTCCATGTAAAGAAGCTGTTTCCATCCTAGCACCTGATATTTctctcagtatttttaaagcatgacACATTTTTGCACTTGAAAATGTCTTACCCTGGTTTGGGGCTTCAAATGGacattcttaatcatttttatagctttatatCTTTGCTCAGATTTGATCATGAAAGATATGGGTCCACATTTGTGAGGCACTGAATGTAGAACAATGTGGCATATTCAGTTGTTTGAAATAAATGTCACTTGGAATCATGTCACCCATATTGTGTGACAAGGGGTACCTTGAATTTGGAGAaagttgatttcctctttcttccGGTCCCTACCCCACCTCGGGAAGACTCTACCACACACACCAACACCTTCTCCGCAGCTGCGGGTCTTATTTCGAGGCATTGTCCTGAGGATCACACAGATCCCCTGGGGTGAGACGTTCCTTTGAGGAAGTGTTAACCTGTGTTTAAATACCATTCACTGACTGACTACTGCATAATGCCAGCTCCTCTGCAAAACACTTTACGTAACGTAtcctatttaatccttacaagatTTCGATGGAGTATGTGTTATTAAGTCCatgttccagatgaggaaacaggctttgAAAAGCTCACTGACTTTCTAAAGTTGCCCAAGCAGCCCAGCTGGGGATCCAAGCCTGTTCTACCTGACTCCAAGAAACATGATACTCCCAGCAGATGACTGGATGAGATAAATCTGGGTGCAAACGCTGACTAAGGATAATAGAAAAGATGCACCGACCTCCTGGATGTGGGTGTGCTAGTTAAGTGCTGTGTTGTACGACGCCTGTGAATCCTGGGCCGCAGGGAAAAtcccaaaataaattccaaaatttgATTGATTTTGAAAGTGTCTCATCCCTGAACAGTCCTGGTTGCTGGAAAAGAAGCAATTAGGAAGTATGTTTTATGGTACACGGGGAATAACCAAGAGGTCCCTACTAACGAATGTTAGTGACGATTTTCAGAACAATTCTGTAACCACTCCAACTTCACTACAGGTAACACACAAGGCATTTCTCttcaactacattaaaaaaaaaaaaaaaatccaacaggcCGAAAGAGACTTGTAATCTTTGCAGGGTGGGCAGGTGTGTGTGCTGCTTTCCAGTGTTTGAGAAAAGCCTCCACTGAATCCCCTCCCCTACCCCAGGATGCTGACCTTGACACCCCGCGGGGCCTGACCAGGACGCGTTTTCCCGAGGTTGTGCCATTTTCACAGGCCCGTTAAGCTATCCGCGAACATGGGAAGGGGTCTGATGGACTCATTGTGTCCTGTGTCTTGGAGGCACTGATCCGCCGACGTCAAGTATGAGCTGTAGGCGATACCGGCAAGTGGAGGAGAAGGTTAGCGCTTGCGAGGGTGGCGGGCGCGGTTAGATCGATATATTTCACTCTCAGGCTTCAGACTCTGGGCGGGAAGTTAGGGAAATTCACGGACGCGCCAGGGCCTGAGGACAGGTGGGAACAGCCAGAGCATCCAGGGCAGGGCAGAACCAGATTCCTGGTTCTGAGAAAACCAGGAGCGTCAGAACCGCGGGACAGAGGGGCCTCCGCCCCAGAGCGCTCTCCGCGCGCACACTCAGAGCGCGATCGCCCGCATTTACTTGTGAACGAGCCTGAGGAAGTCAGCCAGCCACTAGAAGATGGGCTCAGAAATTATTTATCATAGTCTGGGGGCAAAGGCTTTCCTGCTGTCCTGCGTGCCAGCCCCTCCCCGGGACGAGAGTACGAAGCGAGGTCCGTCTTCTTTCATCTCCGTCCATCACAGACAGCCAGGGACTTAGCCAGTGGGTACGCTAGACAGAACAAATCCAAACCAAGCGCCTACGTTTACTCGTGTCTTCCAGGCACTGTCATGGTTCCCGCACGTCACCGTGCGCTCCGTTTGGTTTCGAGTGCACCAGGCTTACATCCAGGGGGGCCGGGCTGTGTCGGGAGAGGCTTCTGCAGGCCGCGCAGAGAAGAAGCCACTGGCTAGACTCGGGGCATCCGCGTCCCGTTTCCTCTGGGCCAACGCCACCAGCCTCGGAGCTTCCTCATCCAGAAAACGAGGTGATTCCACTCCCCAGGCCTTCTCGAAAGGATCGTTGGGCGGGTCAAACGGAATGATTCTGATGGCAGCCAACTGTGAGGAAATGGGACTCCAAATTAAGGAAGGAAAGTAAGTTCCACGTCCTCGGCTGGAGTTTGAGGAATTTCCCCGCAATGATCTAACTGCAGTCAGGCGGCAAACGTTCCGATGGACTCTTTCTTCCGGGCTATCTCACAAGCCAAGCACCCGTGTAGGCACCCCCTCCGTCTCCCGGGGCTTCTGTTGATGTCTGCCTTTGGGTGAAAGCGCTTTCGGTCGGCGCTGTGCGGTCCACCCCCAGCACACGAACCCCGAGGCCAGGCGCCAGAGAAGGCATCCTTCGCCCTCTCCCGCCTCTCACTCTCCACCCGAGGTCTCCCGAGTTTTCCGCACGTGCCTGGGTTTTCCTGGCTGGTCTCCAAAGACCCCGTAGCGTTTCAGAAAGCTCAGAGCGCGCGGAGACGGGTGAGCGAGCAGCCATCCCCTGCCCGAGGCCGTGGcgcccgcgggggggggggggggggaggaccCTCCTCCCGCTCCCCACCGGCGGTGCAGCAGCAGCctccggagccggctggccgggccccctccccgcctccccctcgCAGCCCCTCTCCGCCAGTAGCAGCGCTGCTGTCTCCCCACAGGAGCCCTGGGAGGACGCTGGAGTCCGCAGCGCCCCCGCCCCtcgctttttctttctttcctggctTTGGGATCTTGCTGCCGGAGCCGGGAGAGGCTCTCCGAAGAGCAGAGCGGAGCGAGGGGTCGGAGTGCAGGCTTCCGCTGCGGCGCGCGAGCAGAGCGCGGCGCACGGCAACCTCGGCGTCCCCCTCGGTCCTCGCCGCCGGGGCTGGGGTGTGACGAAGGAGAGCCCtcggcgcccgccccccgccctcGAAGGTGCCCCCGGCAGCGCCTCGGGGGCCCGCGGCTGGAGGCCCTTTTCCCGCAGCGCCGCGGGACGGCTCCCAGGTCCCACTCTTCGGAAAGAGCGCGGCGGGATCGCCGCCTTCCCGCCGCTCGGCGTAACTCCGGGGCCGGCAGCGCGCGGCTGGACCGAGTCTCGCTTCCCGCCGACTCCCCGGAGTAGGGGCatcgccgcccgccgcccgcccgccctggAGCCCGAGCTCCTCGGCACCTGCGCGAATCCCCGAGGCCCGGCTCCGCGCCCCCGCATAGCCCCGCTACCCACCCCGTGGAGAGCGCGCGGGCCACGGCTTCCTGAGCgcgggcgccgccgccgccgtccaaACTGCGCGCTGGGGTCCCCCGGCTCGCCCCGGCCCGGGGCGCCCGAGAGGCCGGGGGAGGGCGCACCATGAAGTCGGTGCTCTTCAGCCGCTTCTTCATCCTCCTGCCCTGGATCCTGATCGTCATCATCATGCTCGACGTGGACACGCGTAGGCCCGCGCCCCCGCTCACCCCGCGCCCATACTTCTCGCCCTACGCCGGGGGCCGCGGGGGAGCCCGCCTCCCGCTCCGTCGGGCCGGCCCGGGGCGCGGCCGGGAGCAGCGCAACGAGTCGCGGCGGCCGCCGCCGCCCGAGCCGCCGCAGCCCACCATCTATGCCATCACGCCCACCTACAGCCGCCCGGTGCAGAAGGCCGAGCTAACACGCCTGGCTAACACGTTCCGCCAGGTGGCGCAGCTGCACTGGATCCTGGTGGAGGACGCGGCGGCGCGCAGCGAGCTGGTGAGCCGCTTCCTGGCGCGCGCGGGGCTGCCCAGCACGCACCTGCACGTGCCCACGCCGCGGCGCTATAAGCGGCCCGGGCTGCCGCGCGCCACCGAGCAGCGCAACGCCGGCTTGGCCTGGCTGCGCCAGAGGCACGGGCACCAGCGCGCGCAGCCCGGCGTGCTCTTCTTCGCCGACGACGACAACACCTACAGTCTCGAGCTCTTCCAGGAGGTAGCGGCCGGTGCGCCCAGccgggaggcggggggggggggtgcgggggaggGCGGGCGGGAGGGGCCCCCCGCGTGCCGGTCCTGCCGCCGCTGCGCTGCGCTGGGCAGTGCTCACCTACCCGGGCGCGCACTCGGGACTCCGGGCGCAGAGCTCCGCAGCCCCCCGCTGGCcccgggggtggagggggtgggaggaccACTGTGACTCGGGGAGGGAGTCTGGCAGGGGCCTTGCTGCCCCCCcgccccgacacacacacacacacaccggccCCACGATTGGGACGAGGCGGTGGCGCAGGTGTGAGGCGCGGGGATGATTTCTAGGAACTGGGCTCTGTCCGGCCTGAGGATGGAGCTCCGTGGGGCCGGGCTGCAGGAGAGACCGGGCAGGGGCCCAGCGCACTGGGGGCGGGCTCGGTGGTCTCCGAGGCCGTTCCGCACACACAGGTGTGATTCTGAGTCTAGAACTATATTGGGAGGACGGTGGAGAAGGAAACGAAAAATCAGCCCAGAGACACATTTCTCTGGTACAGTCCGCCGGCACGGAAATGGTTACTAGAGAAAACCCTGACTTATAAGGGGTCCTCCTTGCATCTCTTCCCGCACCCCGCAAAGGCCCTTTCTGACTCGAAAGATGACCTCCTTTAAAAGGAAGCCCTCTGGCAACTGAATTGAGA
This genomic stretch from Kogia breviceps isolate mKogBre1 chromosome 13, mKogBre1 haplotype 1, whole genome shotgun sequence harbors:
- the B3GAT2 gene encoding galactosylgalactosylxylosylprotein 3-beta-glucuronosyltransferase 2 isoform X2; the protein is MKSVLFSRFFILLPWILIVIIMLDVDTRRPAPPLTPRPYFSPYAGGRGGARLPLRRAGPGRGREQRNESRRPPPPEPPQPTIYAITPTYSRPVQKAELTRLANTFRQVAQLHWILVEDAAARSELVSRFLARAGLPSTHLHVPTPRRYKRPGLPRATEQRNAGLAWLRQRHGHQRAQPGVLFFADDDNTYSLELFQEMRTTRKVSVWPVGLVGGRRYERPLVENGKVVGWYTGWRADRPFAVDMAGFAVSLQVILSNPKAVFKRRGSQPGMQESDFLKQITTVEELEPKASNCTKVLVWHTRTEKVNLANEPKYHLDTVTIEV
- the B3GAT2 gene encoding galactosylgalactosylxylosylprotein 3-beta-glucuronosyltransferase 2 isoform X1 — its product is MKSVLFSRFFILLPWILIVIIMLDVDTRRPAPPLTPRPYFSPYAGGRGGARLPLRRAGPGRGREQRNESRRPPPPEPPQPTIYAITPTYSRPVQKAELTRLANTFRQVAQLHWILVEDAAARSELVSRFLARAGLPSTHLHVPTPRRYKRPGLPRATEQRNAGLAWLRQRHGHQRAQPGVLFFADDDNTYSLELFQEMRTTRKVSVWPVGLVGGRRYERPLVENGKVVGWYTGWRADRPFAVDMAGFAVSLQVILSNPKAVFKRRGSQPGMQESDFLKQITTVEELEPKASNCTKVFISLVLLDLAVCPWRAWLPIRSPPRRSSCGTLGPRR